A single Altererythrobacter sp. BO-6 DNA region contains:
- a CDS encoding EF-hand domain-containing protein, with product MSRILLGLFLGLVVASVGLYWWQGRAQVEENAPPPPMAEAAGPMPEDLPVTDPGDMRGPLPPEASELTREQRRFFRYDRNRDLTISRNEMLSTRSDAFRALDKDGNNLLTFEEWAVTTAERFDGADANRDGRLTAKEFATTAPKRPAGRAACKC from the coding sequence ATGTCGCGCATTTTGCTGGGTTTGTTCCTTGGTCTCGTGGTCGCGAGTGTCGGGCTGTATTGGTGGCAGGGCCGCGCGCAGGTTGAGGAAAATGCGCCGCCTCCGCCGATGGCTGAAGCTGCCGGCCCTATGCCCGAAGATTTGCCCGTCACCGATCCGGGCGACATGCGCGGGCCATTGCCGCCTGAAGCCAGCGAACTGACGCGCGAGCAGCGCCGCTTCTTCCGCTATGACCGTAATCGCGACCTCACCATCAGCCGGAACGAGATGTTGTCTACCCGCAGCGATGCGTTCCGCGCGCTCGACAAGGACGGCAACAATCTGCTGACTTTCGAGGAGTGGGCGGTAACCACGGCAGAGCGCTTCGATGGCGCAGATGCCAATCGTGACGGCAGGCTGACCGCCAAGGAATTTGCAACGACCGCGCCCAAGCGACCTGCGGGCAGAGCGGCCTGCAAATGTTGA
- a CDS encoding outer membrane beta-barrel protein, translated as MKRYNSFVCLAAAATAVSASPAMAQDDESWTGLYAGVHVGLSEVQSESDVTLGGAWSTETQGLRDFIVANAGADQKEDNVNLGLQLGYNYQTGPVVFGAEIEFSSFEKNHIETRGPLKQTANAATSYTFSNTVKPESLASAKAKLGLTTGSTLFYLTGGWAMAEMKFGAGITSSANYLKQGSLKKDTDGFTVGGGIEQRLTRNISARLSYDYTDQGSVNYTTAYRPGSAFTTPAYSETVNQDLKLHFIRLGVNYTF; from the coding sequence ATGAAACGTTACAATTCCTTTGTCTGTCTGGCCGCGGCGGCCACGGCTGTATCGGCATCGCCGGCCATGGCGCAGGATGACGAGAGCTGGACCGGCCTTTATGCCGGCGTTCACGTCGGCCTGAGCGAGGTGCAATCTGAAAGCGATGTCACGCTTGGCGGAGCCTGGTCGACTGAAACGCAGGGCTTGCGGGACTTTATCGTCGCCAACGCAGGTGCCGACCAAAAGGAAGACAATGTAAACCTGGGTCTGCAGCTGGGCTATAACTACCAGACCGGCCCGGTCGTGTTCGGTGCTGAAATCGAATTCAGCTCGTTCGAGAAGAACCATATCGAAACGCGTGGTCCGCTGAAGCAGACCGCAAACGCTGCCACCAGCTATACCTTCTCGAACACGGTCAAGCCGGAGTCCCTGGCGTCCGCCAAGGCAAAGCTTGGGCTAACGACCGGCTCGACGCTGTTCTACCTCACTGGTGGCTGGGCCATGGCCGAGATGAAGTTCGGCGCAGGTATCACCAGCAGCGCCAATTATCTGAAGCAGGGCTCGCTCAAGAAGGACACCGATGGCTTCACCGTTGGTGGCGGGATCGAGCAGCGCCTGACGCGGAACATTTCAGCGCGGCTGAGCTATGATTACACCGACCAGGGATCGGTCAATTACACCACTGCTTACCGCCCCGGCAGCGCCTTCACCACTCCCGCTTACAGCGAGACTGTGAACCAGGATCTGAAATTGCACTTCATCCGCCTGGGCGTGAATTACACGTTCTGA
- the trmFO gene encoding methylenetetrahydrofolate--tRNA-(uracil(54)-C(5))-methyltransferase (FADH(2)-oxidizing) TrmFO, which translates to MVKSTTHDVHIIGGGLAGSEAAWQLAKRGFRVRLSEMRGSGEMTPAHQTDGLAELVCSNSFRSDDDEKNAVGLLHYEMRQLDSLIMRAGEMARVPAGSAMAVDRDVFSAEVTRTLAEHPNVTVVRERIDRLPDAGLTIVATGPLTAQALAENIVAATGQERLAFFDAIAPIVHRDSIDMSKCWIQSRWNKRTEASNEGGDYINCPMTKEQYLAFHQGLLDGDKTEFREWEKDTPYFDGCMPIEVMAARGVETLRYGPMKGVGLDNPYDTTPEHPQGRWPYAVVQLRQDNKLGTLWNMVGFQTKLKYGAQIELFRTIPGLENAEFARLGGLHRNTFLNSPLVLDRQLRLRQAPHIRFAGQVTGCEGYVESSAVGLIAGMMTACELAGGEWKPLPRTTAMGALLSHITGDAEADTFQPMNVNFGLFPPLHEVRKKARKEAYTNRAKQDLSIWLS; encoded by the coding sequence ATGGTCAAATCCACCACTCATGACGTGCATATCATTGGCGGCGGGCTCGCCGGCAGCGAGGCAGCCTGGCAACTCGCCAAGCGGGGCTTTCGGGTGCGCCTGTCCGAAATGCGCGGTAGCGGTGAGATGACCCCTGCGCACCAGACCGACGGTCTGGCGGAATTGGTGTGTTCGAACAGCTTTCGCTCGGACGATGACGAGAAGAATGCCGTCGGCCTGCTTCATTATGAAATGCGGCAGCTTGATTCGCTCATCATGCGCGCCGGTGAAATGGCGCGCGTTCCCGCGGGTAGCGCGATGGCGGTCGACCGCGATGTCTTTTCGGCCGAAGTCACCCGCACACTGGCGGAGCATCCCAACGTCACTGTTGTGCGCGAGCGGATCGACCGGCTGCCCGATGCCGGCCTGACGATCGTCGCAACCGGGCCGCTGACCGCACAGGCACTGGCCGAGAACATCGTCGCGGCCACCGGGCAGGAACGGCTCGCCTTTTTCGATGCGATCGCTCCAATCGTCCACCGCGACAGCATCGACATGTCGAAATGCTGGATCCAGAGCCGCTGGAACAAGCGAACAGAAGCCTCGAACGAAGGCGGCGACTATATCAACTGCCCCATGACCAAGGAGCAATACCTTGCCTTCCACCAGGGGCTGCTCGATGGCGATAAGACAGAATTCCGCGAGTGGGAGAAGGACACGCCGTATTTCGACGGCTGCATGCCGATCGAAGTGATGGCCGCACGCGGGGTCGAGACGCTCCGTTATGGCCCGATGAAGGGCGTAGGGCTCGACAATCCCTATGACACCACGCCCGAGCATCCGCAGGGCAGATGGCCCTATGCCGTGGTGCAACTGCGGCAGGATAACAAGCTGGGCACGCTGTGGAACATGGTCGGCTTCCAGACCAAGCTGAAATACGGTGCGCAGATTGAACTGTTCCGGACCATTCCGGGGCTGGAGAATGCCGAATTCGCGCGGCTTGGCGGTCTGCACCGCAACACCTTCCTCAATTCGCCGCTGGTGCTTGACCGGCAATTGCGGCTCCGCCAGGCGCCGCATATCCGTTTCGCCGGACAGGTTACGGGCTGTGAAGGCTATGTCGAATCCAGTGCCGTCGGCTTGATTGCAGGAATGATGACCGCATGCGAACTGGCAGGCGGTGAGTGGAAGCCCCTGCCCCGCACCACCGCCATGGGCGCGCTGCTAAGCCATATCACCGGCGATGCCGAGGCCGACACGTTCCAGCCCATGAACGTCAATTTCGGACTGTTCCCGCCACTGCACGAGGTACGGAAGAAAGCGCGCAAGGAAGCCTACACAAACCGTGCAAAGCAGGATCTAAGCATCTGGCTTTCGTGA
- a CDS encoding lysoplasmalogenase, whose product MPKRALIEHRPWLLASIIAAVAFYFLRDGTLADIWKAAIKGLAVGCLAFYAIKRGAGANATLIALVMMFGALGDMAIEFDFGLGGALFLVGHLIAIWLYLRHPREHHSPSQMALAGVLLILTPLVSWMLSGDPLVTLYSAGLGAMAATAWISRYPRYRVGLGAVLFVFSDWLIFSRMGAIELGDLPHYLIWPLYYAGQFLIATGVVQTLRHELSEEDDEIG is encoded by the coding sequence ATGCCCAAACGCGCGCTGATCGAACATCGCCCATGGCTGTTAGCGAGCATCATCGCCGCCGTGGCGTTCTATTTCCTGCGCGATGGTACCCTGGCCGACATCTGGAAGGCCGCTATCAAGGGGCTCGCGGTTGGCTGCCTGGCGTTCTACGCGATCAAGCGCGGTGCGGGTGCCAACGCCACGCTGATAGCGCTGGTGATGATGTTCGGCGCACTGGGCGATATGGCGATCGAGTTCGATTTCGGGCTGGGCGGAGCCCTGTTCCTTGTCGGCCACCTCATCGCGATCTGGCTGTATCTGCGGCACCCGCGCGAGCATCACTCGCCCAGCCAGATGGCGCTCGCAGGAGTGCTGCTGATCCTGACGCCGCTGGTCAGCTGGATGCTGAGCGGCGATCCGCTGGTTACGCTCTATTCTGCCGGGCTCGGCGCCATGGCGGCGACGGCGTGGATCAGCCGCTATCCGCGCTATCGGGTAGGGCTGGGCGCGGTCCTGTTCGTATTTTCGGACTGGCTGATCTTCAGCCGCATGGGCGCCATCGAACTTGGTGATCTGCCGCACTACCTGATCTGGCCGCTCTATTATGCCGGCCAGTTCCTGATCGCGACCGGCGTGGTGCAGACGTTGCGCCACGAGCTGAGCGAGGAAGACGACGAGATCGGTTGA
- the gyrA gene encoding DNA gyrase subunit A: MNDDTEILPSARPTGEYERIDIVDEMKTSYLDYAMSVIVSRALPDVRDGLKPVHRRILFASQEGGFVAGRPYRKSAKIVGDVMGNYHPHGDAAIYDALARMTQPWSLRVPLVDGQGNFGSMDPDPPASMRYTEARLARVANSLLEDLDKDTVDFVDNYDGSRREPTVLPARFPNLLVNGAGGIAVGMATNIPPHNLGEVISGCLAFIENPAITTEELIEYIPGPDFPTAPLILGQSGAKTAYTTGRGSVLMRARHEIETGRGDRQSIVLTSIPYQVGKSGLVEKIAEAAKEKRIEGISDIRDESSREGVRVVIDLKRDATPEVVLNQLWRHTPAQASFPANMLAIRGGRPETLTLREFIQAFISFREEVITRRTKFELNKARERAHILLGLVVAVSNLDEVVAMIRGSSNPADARAKLLGKEWPIGDIAQYIALVEAIEPSADEHGGTYRLSERQVKAILDLRLHRLTALGRDEIGGELKELSIAIEEYLSILADRRKLYAVMRQELEEIRATYATPRMSEIAPAWDGLDDEDLIEQEDMVVTVTHGGYIKRTPLATFRAQARGGKGRSGMATKDEDAVVEMFVTSTHNPVLFFTNTGRVYRLKVWKLPEGGPQTKGRPMVNLLPLGEEERVTNVLPLPEDENEWATLNIVFATEQGMVRRNSMDAFTNVPTNGKYAMGFVEGSGDRLIGVELLTETQDVFLASNSGKAIRFSATDARETKSRTGIGVRGMKLKDGQKVVSMAVLDAGEWSTEQRDAYLRAAPWKDNDAEPALDAETMARMAEAEEFVLTITANGYGKISSSYEYRTIGRGGQGITNIGTPESNPDRNGPVVASFPVRHGSQLMLVTDQAKLIRLPIDLRHMLEGEDPGGFRIIGRGSAGVRIFNVADDEHVVGAALIDETESPENEAEEAVVEAMAGRGSAETTPYTPPQSDDDIESEPGN; the protein is encoded by the coding sequence TTGAACGACGACACCGAAATCCTTCCTTCCGCCCGCCCCACGGGTGAATACGAACGCATCGACATCGTCGATGAGATGAAGACGAGCTACCTCGATTACGCGATGAGCGTGATCGTCAGCCGCGCGCTGCCCGATGTACGCGACGGCTTGAAGCCGGTCCACCGCCGCATCCTGTTCGCCAGCCAGGAAGGCGGTTTTGTGGCCGGGCGCCCTTATCGCAAGAGCGCAAAAATCGTTGGCGACGTAATGGGTAACTATCACCCGCACGGCGACGCGGCGATCTATGACGCGCTGGCACGTATGACCCAGCCGTGGTCGCTGCGGGTGCCGCTGGTGGATGGCCAGGGCAACTTCGGCTCGATGGACCCCGATCCGCCAGCCAGCATGCGTTACACCGAAGCGCGCCTGGCGCGTGTGGCAAATTCACTGCTCGAGGATCTCGACAAGGACACGGTCGATTTCGTCGACAATTACGATGGCTCGCGCCGTGAGCCGACCGTCCTCCCTGCCCGCTTCCCCAATCTGCTGGTCAACGGGGCAGGCGGGATCGCGGTTGGCATGGCGACCAACATTCCGCCGCACAATCTGGGCGAAGTCATCTCGGGCTGCCTCGCGTTTATCGAGAACCCGGCGATCACCACGGAAGAGCTGATCGAATACATTCCCGGCCCCGATTTCCCCACTGCGCCGCTGATCCTGGGCCAGTCTGGAGCCAAAACCGCTTACACCACCGGGCGCGGTTCGGTGCTGATGCGCGCGCGGCACGAGATCGAAACCGGGCGCGGCGATCGCCAATCGATCGTGCTGACCTCCATTCCCTATCAGGTCGGCAAGTCCGGCCTGGTCGAAAAGATCGCCGAAGCCGCCAAGGAAAAGCGGATCGAGGGTATTTCCGACATCCGCGACGAATCCAGCCGCGAAGGCGTGCGCGTGGTGATCGACCTGAAGCGCGATGCCACGCCCGAAGTCGTGTTGAACCAGTTGTGGCGTCACACACCTGCTCAGGCGAGCTTCCCTGCCAACATGCTGGCAATTCGCGGCGGCCGCCCTGAAACGCTGACGCTGCGCGAGTTCATCCAGGCCTTCATCAGCTTCCGTGAGGAGGTTATCACCCGCCGGACCAAGTTCGAACTCAACAAGGCGCGTGAGCGAGCGCATATCTTGCTGGGCCTGGTTGTCGCGGTTTCGAATCTTGACGAAGTCGTGGCGATGATCCGTGGTTCTTCGAACCCGGCGGATGCGCGGGCCAAGCTGCTTGGCAAGGAATGGCCCATTGGCGACATTGCGCAATATATTGCGCTGGTCGAGGCAATCGAACCATCAGCGGATGAGCACGGCGGGACCTATCGCCTGTCCGAGCGGCAGGTGAAGGCCATCCTTGACTTGCGCCTGCATCGCCTGACCGCGCTTGGCCGCGACGAGATTGGCGGCGAATTAAAGGAGCTATCGATCGCGATCGAGGAATATCTCTCGATCCTGGCCGATCGGCGCAAGCTCTACGCCGTCATGCGCCAGGAGCTGGAAGAAATCCGCGCCACCTATGCCACACCGCGCATGTCGGAAATCGCCCCTGCATGGGACGGGCTGGATGACGAGGACCTGATCGAGCAGGAGGATATGGTCGTCACGGTCACTCATGGCGGCTACATCAAGCGCACCCCGCTGGCCACTTTCCGGGCGCAGGCGCGCGGCGGCAAGGGACGCAGCGGGATGGCGACCAAGGACGAGGATGCCGTGGTCGAGATGTTTGTCACCTCGACCCACAACCCCGTGCTGTTCTTCACTAATACCGGCCGCGTCTACCGCCTTAAGGTGTGGAAGCTGCCCGAGGGCGGCCCGCAGACCAAGGGGCGCCCGATGGTCAATTTGCTGCCGCTTGGCGAAGAGGAGCGCGTCACCAATGTGCTTCCGCTTCCCGAAGACGAGAACGAATGGGCCACGCTCAATATCGTATTCGCCACCGAACAGGGCATGGTTCGGCGCAATTCGATGGACGCCTTCACCAATGTGCCGACCAATGGCAAATACGCAATGGGCTTCGTCGAAGGCAGCGGCGACCGGTTGATCGGGGTCGAATTGCTGACCGAAACACAGGATGTTTTCCTGGCCAGCAATTCCGGCAAGGCAATCCGTTTCTCCGCGACCGATGCGCGCGAAACCAAGAGCCGCACCGGGATCGGCGTGCGCGGCATGAAGCTCAAGGACGGGCAAAAGGTCGTTTCGATGGCCGTGCTCGACGCTGGCGAGTGGTCAACCGAGCAGCGCGACGCCTATCTCCGCGCCGCGCCGTGGAAAGATAACGATGCCGAGCCGGCGCTCGATGCGGAGACCATGGCCCGCATGGCCGAAGCGGAGGAGTTTGTCCTTACGATTACCGCCAACGGCTATGGCAAGATTTCGTCTTCCTACGAGTACCGGACAATCGGACGCGGCGGCCAGGGCATCACCAATATCGGCACGCCTGAGAGCAACCCCGATCGCAACGGTCCGGTGGTGGCGAGCTTCCCGGTCCGCCACGGTTCGCAGCTGATGCTGGTGACCGACCAGGCCAAGCTGATCCGGCTGCCGATCGACCTTCGCCATATGCTTGAAGGCGAGGACCCGGGCGGGTTCCGCATCATCGGACGCGGTTCTGCGGGCGTGCGCATCTTCAATGTCGCAGATGACGAGCATGTGGTCGGAGCGGCGCTGATCGACGAGACAGAATCGCCCGAAAACGAGGCCGAGGAGGCAGTGGTCGAAGCAATGGCCGGGCGTGGCAGCGCGGAAACGACGCCCTACACACCTCCGCAATCGGACGATGATATCGAGAGCGAACCGGGCAACTGA